The Nocardioides sp. S5 genome includes a window with the following:
- a CDS encoding CTP synthase codes for MKSRTPTKHVFVTGGVASSLGKGLTASSLGQLLKSRGLRVTMQKLDPYLNVDPGTMNPFQHGEVFVTNDGAETDLDIGHYERFLDTDLNQIANVTTGQVYSTVIAKERRGDYLGDTVQVIPHITNEIKDRILAMGGPDIDVVITEIGGTVGDIESLPFLEAARQTRHEIGRDNCFFIHVSLVPYIGPSGELKTKPTQHSVAALRSIGIQPDAIVCRADRELPDTIKRKIALMCDVDDDAVVTAADAPSIYDIPKVLHREGLDAYVVRRLDLPFRDVDWTTWDDLLRRVHHPSEEVTVALVGKYIDLPDAYLSVSEALRAGGFAHEAKVNIRWVASDLCETDAGAAKQLGDVDAVLVPGGFGVRGIEGKLGALRYTRTHGIPTLGLCLGLQCMVIEYARDVAGLTKAGSTEFDPETVEPVISTIEEQKKFVDGAGDLGGTMRLGLQKAELLEGSVVRAAYGADVIEERHRHRYEFNDAYRETLAEAGLVFSGINPELGLVEFVELPADVHPYYVATQAHPELRSRPTRPHPLFAGLIGAAIERQRSERFPLDESGLRRKDDVED; via the coding sequence GTGAAGAGCCGCACGCCGACCAAGCACGTTTTCGTCACTGGAGGCGTCGCCTCCTCCCTCGGCAAGGGGCTCACCGCCTCGAGCCTGGGCCAGCTGCTGAAGTCGCGCGGCCTGCGCGTGACGATGCAGAAGCTGGACCCCTACCTCAACGTGGATCCGGGCACGATGAACCCGTTCCAGCACGGGGAGGTGTTCGTCACCAACGACGGCGCCGAGACCGACCTGGACATCGGGCACTACGAGCGCTTCCTCGACACCGACCTCAACCAGATCGCCAACGTGACGACCGGTCAGGTCTACTCCACGGTGATCGCCAAGGAGCGCCGCGGGGACTACCTCGGCGACACCGTCCAGGTGATCCCGCACATCACCAACGAGATCAAGGACCGCATCCTCGCGATGGGCGGACCGGACATCGACGTGGTGATCACCGAGATCGGCGGCACCGTCGGCGACATCGAGTCGCTGCCGTTCCTCGAGGCCGCCCGGCAGACGCGGCACGAGATCGGTCGCGACAACTGCTTCTTCATCCACGTCTCCCTCGTGCCCTACATCGGGCCGTCGGGCGAGCTGAAGACCAAGCCCACCCAGCACTCGGTGGCTGCGCTGCGCTCCATCGGCATCCAGCCCGACGCGATCGTGTGCCGCGCCGACCGCGAGCTTCCCGACACCATCAAGCGCAAGATCGCCCTGATGTGCGACGTCGACGACGACGCCGTGGTGACGGCGGCCGACGCCCCCTCGATCTACGACATCCCGAAGGTGCTGCACCGCGAGGGCCTCGACGCCTACGTCGTACGCCGTCTCGACCTGCCGTTCCGCGACGTCGACTGGACGACGTGGGACGACCTGCTGCGCCGCGTGCACCACCCGTCGGAGGAGGTCACGGTCGCGCTGGTCGGCAAGTACATCGACCTGCCGGACGCCTACCTCTCGGTGAGCGAGGCGCTGCGCGCAGGCGGCTTCGCCCACGAGGCCAAGGTCAACATCCGCTGGGTCGCCTCCGACCTCTGCGAGACCGACGCGGGTGCTGCCAAGCAGCTCGGCGACGTCGACGCGGTGCTGGTGCCCGGCGGCTTCGGCGTGCGCGGCATCGAGGGCAAGCTCGGGGCACTGCGCTACACCCGCACCCACGGCATCCCCACCCTCGGTCTGTGCCTCGGACTGCAGTGCATGGTGATCGAGTACGCCCGCGACGTCGCCGGCCTGACGAAGGCCGGATCGACCGAGTTCGACCCCGAGACGGTCGAGCCGGTGATCTCGACGATCGAGGAGCAGAAGAAGTTCGTCGATGGCGCCGGTGACCTCGGCGGCACGATGCGCCTGGGCCTGCAGAAGGCCGAGCTCCTCGAGGGCAGTGTCGTGCGGGCGGCGTACGGCGCGGACGTGATCGAAGAGCGCCACCGCCACCGCTACGAGTTCAACGACGCCTACCGCGAGACCCTCGCGGAGGCCGGCCTCGTCTTCTCCGGGATCAACCCCGAGCTGGGCCTGGTCGAGTTCGTCGAGCTTCCCGCCGACGTGCACCCCTACTACGTCGCGACCCAGGCGCACCCCGAGCTGCGCTCGCGCCCGACCCGTCCGCACCCGCTCTTCGCGGGGTTGATCGGTGCCGCGATCGAGCGCCAGCGTTCCGAGCGGTTCCCGCTCGACGAGTCGGGCCTGCGCCGCAAGGACGACGTGGAGGACTGA
- a CDS encoding copper transporter, producing the protein MITLRHHVLTIVAVFLALAAGIVLGGGPLSDVGTTVTAASRDEAAPADDGGRADYSERFVSALAPPVLAGRLDDRSVAVVTVPGADEQLVTVLTEQVGASGGTVSARYDLGEDLLDPDQKSLVDTLGSQLLTQQATDDVAADASTYDRIGQLLGLAIATKEAEGQDVSGKARAVLDAVSGAGLMDEQADVERRAPLVLLVLGTDAGDEGSDAVLAGLVEGLSAQAAGVVVAGVTADGGDGQLGRLRADPAAASVASVDGIDTAAGRVAAIMTLQRSLTTPGGAFGASGADGPVPLG; encoded by the coding sequence GTGATCACCCTGCGTCACCACGTCCTGACCATCGTCGCCGTCTTCCTGGCCCTCGCCGCCGGCATCGTCCTCGGGGGAGGTCCGCTGTCCGACGTGGGCACCACGGTGACGGCCGCGAGCCGCGACGAGGCCGCGCCGGCAGACGACGGCGGTCGTGCCGACTACTCCGAGCGCTTCGTCTCCGCGCTCGCGCCCCCGGTCCTCGCCGGACGCCTCGACGACCGGTCGGTGGCGGTCGTCACCGTCCCCGGCGCGGACGAGCAGCTCGTCACGGTCCTGACCGAGCAGGTGGGCGCCTCGGGTGGCACCGTGAGCGCGCGCTACGACCTCGGAGAGGACCTCCTGGACCCCGACCAGAAGTCGCTGGTCGACACGCTCGGCAGCCAGCTGCTCACCCAGCAGGCCACCGACGACGTCGCCGCCGACGCGTCGACGTACGACCGGATCGGCCAGCTGCTCGGCCTCGCCATCGCCACCAAGGAGGCCGAGGGCCAGGACGTCAGCGGCAAGGCCCGAGCCGTGCTCGACGCCGTCAGCGGCGCCGGCCTGATGGACGAGCAGGCGGACGTCGAGCGTCGCGCACCCCTCGTGCTGCTGGTGCTCGGCACCGACGCCGGGGACGAGGGCTCCGACGCCGTGCTCGCCGGGCTGGTCGAGGGCCTGTCCGCCCAGGCGGCCGGTGTCGTCGTCGCAGGGGTGACCGCGGACGGCGGAGATGGCCAGCTCGGACGGCTGCGCGCCGACCCCGCCGCAGCCTCGGTCGCGAGCGTGGACGGCATCGACACCGCCGCCGGCCGGGTCGCCGCGATCATGACCCTCCAGCGTTCGCTGACCACGCCCGGCGGGGCCTTCGGTGCGTCGGGTGCCGACGGACCCGTCCCACTCGGGTAG
- the steA gene encoding putative cytokinetic ring protein SteA, with amino-acid sequence MKFAVRSRPAPALPGVHGPARIHRRTTSLLGRLHVGDVAVLDHLDMDRDTAQALIDAGVVAVVNSGPMVSGRFPNLGPERLVDAGVLVVDNAGPEVFDRLRDGTDVRIDAGVLHAGDTVVATGREVTAELVRSEMGRARSGLSAQLESFTHNSTEFLRREQDLLLHGHGVPRTATDMAGRPVVVTVRSHGWQDELRGIKPFVREQRPVLVGVDHGADALVAAGHRPDVVVVSGADDLPSAAVLRKARDVVVLVERGAPRSATEQLERLGIRPLRFETTATAEDAALLLASAREASLIVGVGMHATLDEFLDRRRAGLASTFLTRLKVGPDLVDASAVPQLYDGAVRPRHLVGALVAGVLAVAAAVSVTPVGQQWVDDLAPAVTSSTTDLIDNVRGILP; translated from the coding sequence ATGAAGTTCGCAGTGCGCTCCCGCCCAGCCCCCGCTCTCCCCGGTGTCCACGGCCCGGCCAGGATCCACCGTCGCACGACCAGCCTGCTCGGCCGGCTGCACGTCGGTGACGTCGCGGTGCTCGACCACCTCGACATGGATCGCGACACCGCGCAGGCGTTGATCGACGCCGGGGTCGTCGCCGTGGTGAACAGCGGCCCGATGGTGTCGGGACGCTTCCCGAACCTCGGCCCCGAGCGACTGGTCGACGCCGGTGTCCTGGTGGTCGACAACGCGGGTCCGGAGGTCTTCGACCGGCTCAGGGACGGCACGGACGTCCGCATCGACGCGGGTGTGCTGCATGCCGGCGACACGGTCGTCGCGACCGGGCGCGAAGTGACCGCGGAGCTGGTCCGCTCCGAGATGGGGCGCGCCCGCAGCGGGCTGAGCGCCCAGCTCGAGAGCTTCACCCACAACAGCACCGAGTTCCTGCGGCGCGAGCAGGACCTGCTCCTCCACGGCCACGGCGTGCCGCGGACCGCGACCGACATGGCCGGACGACCGGTCGTGGTCACGGTGCGCTCGCACGGCTGGCAGGACGAGCTGCGCGGCATCAAGCCCTTCGTGCGTGAGCAACGTCCCGTCCTCGTCGGCGTGGACCACGGAGCGGACGCGCTCGTCGCGGCCGGCCACCGACCCGACGTCGTGGTCGTCAGCGGCGCCGACGACCTGCCGAGCGCAGCCGTGCTCCGCAAGGCCCGCGACGTGGTCGTCCTGGTCGAGCGCGGTGCACCGCGCAGCGCCACCGAGCAGCTCGAACGGCTCGGCATCCGGCCGTTGCGCTTCGAGACCACCGCCACCGCGGAGGACGCGGCCCTGCTGCTCGCCTCGGCGCGCGAGGCCTCGCTCATCGTCGGGGTCGGCATGCACGCCACGCTCGACGAGTTCCTCGACCGCCGGCGCGCCGGTCTCGCAAGCACGTTCCTGACCCGGCTCAAGGTGGGACCCGACCTCGTCGACGCGAGCGCCGTGCCGCAGCTCTACGACGGCGCAGTACGTCCCCGGCACCTCGTCGGTGCGCTCGTCGCCGGAGTGCTCGCCGTGGCCGCCGCGGTGAGCGTCACCCCCGTCGGCCAGCAGTGGGTCGACGACCTCGCGCCTGCCGTCACGAGCAGCACCACCGACCTGATCGACAACGTCCGAGGAATCCTCCCGTGA
- the recN gene encoding DNA repair protein RecN, which translates to MARRSVDAATVVTTMLEELRISSLGVIDSSTLELGPGLTVITGETGAGKTMVVTALGLLLGGRADAGAVRSGTGHARVEGVVSAADLTGFREAVEESGGVVEDDRVVLARNVAAQGRSRAWVGGASVPVTTLAEIAEPLVAVHGQSDQHRLLKSGAQRASLDRFAGAGLARTAADYAGLYAELAATERTLADVVGSARERAREADQLRFGLGEVEAVDPRPGEDLELAAEETRLGFADTLRTAAETAREALSSEDGAPDAMGTTSAARQALDGVREHDATAGELADRIAELGHLLVDVAGDVASYASSLETDPSRLAHVSERRSALTALTRKYGETIDEVLEWAEDGAKRLLDLEDADGSIAELEARRDRLRAELGALASKLSKQRTKAAVRLGRAVSDELTSLAMPHAVVSIAVTQSEVAAPAVPSGPVLHVDGRWLRATSSGVDEVEFLLAANTGADPRPLHKGASGGELSRVMLALEVSLAETGSVPTFVFDEVDAGVGGKAAIEVGRRLAALAHSSQVLVVTHLPQVAAYADRHVVVHKSSDGSITTSGLVTLDEDDRERELSRMLAGVEDSDSARAHARELLAAAAPDRACLPEGQGRG; encoded by the coding sequence GTGGCGCGGCGGAGCGTCGACGCCGCGACGGTGGTGACCACGATGCTTGAGGAGCTGCGGATCAGCTCGCTGGGCGTCATCGACTCCTCGACCCTCGAGCTCGGGCCCGGCCTGACGGTGATCACCGGTGAGACGGGCGCAGGCAAGACCATGGTCGTGACCGCGCTCGGCCTGCTGCTCGGCGGGCGCGCGGACGCCGGCGCCGTACGCTCCGGAACCGGACACGCGCGCGTCGAGGGAGTGGTGTCGGCCGCCGACCTGACCGGTTTCCGAGAAGCCGTCGAGGAGTCCGGGGGAGTCGTCGAGGACGACCGGGTCGTGCTCGCCCGCAACGTCGCGGCGCAGGGACGTTCGCGTGCCTGGGTCGGCGGGGCATCGGTGCCTGTCACCACGCTCGCCGAGATCGCCGAACCGCTGGTCGCGGTGCACGGCCAGTCCGACCAGCACCGTCTGCTGAAGTCCGGCGCGCAGCGCGCCTCGCTCGACCGGTTCGCCGGCGCCGGGCTGGCGAGGACCGCGGCTGACTACGCCGGGCTCTATGCCGAGCTCGCTGCGACCGAACGCACCCTCGCCGATGTGGTCGGGTCCGCCCGGGAGCGCGCGCGCGAGGCAGACCAGCTCCGTTTCGGACTCGGTGAGGTGGAAGCGGTCGACCCGAGGCCGGGCGAGGACCTCGAGCTCGCCGCCGAGGAGACGCGGCTCGGTTTCGCCGACACGCTCCGCACCGCGGCAGAGACCGCCCGCGAGGCGCTCTCGAGCGAGGACGGCGCACCCGACGCGATGGGCACCACGAGCGCTGCCCGCCAGGCCCTCGACGGGGTCCGCGAGCACGACGCGACCGCGGGGGAGCTCGCCGACCGCATCGCCGAGCTCGGTCACCTGCTGGTCGACGTCGCGGGCGACGTGGCGTCGTACGCCTCGAGCCTGGAGACCGACCCGTCGCGGCTCGCGCACGTGTCCGAGCGCCGGTCCGCGCTGACCGCCCTGACCCGCAAGTACGGCGAGACCATCGACGAGGTGCTGGAGTGGGCCGAGGACGGCGCCAAACGGCTCCTGGACCTCGAGGACGCCGACGGCAGCATCGCCGAGCTGGAGGCGCGCCGCGACCGCCTGCGCGCAGAGCTGGGTGCGCTGGCCTCGAAGCTGAGCAAGCAGCGTACGAAGGCAGCGGTGCGCCTCGGCAGGGCAGTCAGCGACGAGCTCACGTCGCTCGCGATGCCGCACGCGGTGGTGAGCATCGCGGTGACGCAGTCGGAGGTGGCGGCGCCCGCCGTCCCGTCCGGTCCCGTGCTGCACGTGGACGGACGCTGGCTGCGCGCGACGTCCTCCGGCGTTGACGAGGTGGAGTTCCTGCTGGCCGCGAACACGGGCGCCGACCCGCGGCCGTTGCACAAGGGGGCGTCCGGCGGCGAGCTGTCCCGGGTCATGCTCGCCCTCGAGGTGTCGCTGGCCGAGACCGGCTCGGTGCCGACCTTCGTCTTCGACGAGGTCGACGCGGGAGTCGGCGGCAAGGCCGCCATCGAGGTGGGGCGCCGGCTCGCTGCGCTGGCCCACTCCTCGCAGGTCCTCGTGGTCACCCACCTGCCGCAGGTGGCGGCCTACGCCGACCGCCACGTGGTCGTGCACAAGTCCAGCGACGGCTCGATCACCACCTCGGGCCTGGTCACCCTCGACGAGGACGATCGCGAGCGTGAGCTGTCGCGGATGCTGGCCGGGGTGGAGGACTCCGACAGCGCCCGGGCGCATGCCCGCGAGCTGCTCGCCGCCGCCGCGCCCGACCGGGCGTGCCTCCCCGAAGGGCAGGGTCGCGGCTGA
- a CDS encoding NAD kinase, with amino-acid sequence MIAESPVRRVLVLAHTGRSDVRDVARACVQQLTEHGIAVRLLADEATDLGLADADGLVETTLPDHLPGEGCELVLVIGGDGSILRAAELTHETSTPLLGVNLGHVGFLAEAEQEDVESTIAAIVERNYTAEDRLTLDVRVRVGQDTLFSTFALNEASVEKAARERMLEVVVEVDDRPLSRWGCDGVVCATPTGSTAYNFSAGGPVVWPEVEALLMVPLSAHALFARPMVVAPTSVLAVEVLANTEGSGVLWCDGRRTVDLPPGARIEVRRGARPVRLVRLHQAPFTDRLVAKFDLPVEGWRGAAERRRRDGGDHDA; translated from the coding sequence GTGATCGCCGAGAGTCCCGTACGCCGCGTGCTGGTGCTGGCCCACACGGGACGGTCGGACGTGCGTGACGTCGCTCGTGCATGCGTGCAGCAGCTCACCGAGCACGGGATCGCCGTACGCCTCCTGGCGGACGAGGCGACCGACCTCGGGCTCGCCGACGCTGACGGGCTCGTGGAGACGACCCTGCCGGACCACCTGCCCGGGGAGGGCTGCGAGCTGGTGCTGGTCATCGGCGGGGACGGCTCGATCCTGCGCGCGGCCGAGCTGACCCACGAGACCAGCACGCCGCTGCTCGGCGTCAACCTCGGCCACGTCGGCTTCCTCGCCGAGGCCGAGCAGGAGGACGTCGAGTCGACGATCGCGGCGATCGTCGAGCGCAACTACACCGCCGAGGATCGGCTGACCCTGGACGTACGGGTCAGGGTCGGGCAGGACACCCTCTTCTCCACCTTCGCGCTCAACGAGGCCAGCGTGGAGAAGGCGGCCCGGGAGCGCATGCTCGAGGTGGTCGTCGAGGTCGACGACCGCCCCCTGTCGCGCTGGGGTTGCGACGGGGTGGTGTGCGCGACTCCCACGGGTTCGACCGCCTACAACTTCAGCGCCGGCGGTCCGGTGGTCTGGCCCGAGGTCGAGGCACTGCTGATGGTGCCCCTGAGCGCGCACGCCCTCTTCGCCCGGCCCATGGTGGTGGCGCCCACGTCGGTGCTCGCGGTGGAGGTGCTGGCCAACACCGAGGGCTCGGGCGTGCTGTGGTGCGACGGCCGTCGCACCGTCGACCTGCCGCCCGGCGCCCGCATCGAGGTGCGTCGCGGCGCCCGCCCGGTCCGTCTGGTCCGACTGCACCAGGCGCCGTTCACCGACCGGCTGGTGGCGAAGTTCGACCTGCCGGTGGAGGGCTGGCGTGGCGCGGCGGAGCGTCGACGCCGCGACGGTGGTGACCACGATGCTTGA
- a CDS encoding TlyA family RNA methyltransferase yields MPPRRLRLDQELVRRGLARSREHASELVAAGRVTVSGAVATKPATGVTTDVAIVVREDPTSIDYVSRGGHKLAGALEAFASHGVSVEGRRCLDAGASTGGFTDVLLRAGAREVVAVDVGYGQLAWSLQSDERVQVHDRTNIRELTLDLIGDPVDLVVGDLSFISLALVLDPLLSVTRSDGELALMVKPQFEVGKERVGKGGVVRDLGLRAEAVTTIADLAAERGWGAVAVTVSPLPGPSGNVEFFLLLRRGPAAIGADDIVAEVQRAASLGVAGERVVP; encoded by the coding sequence GTGCCTCCACGACGACTTCGACTCGACCAGGAGCTCGTCCGCCGCGGTCTGGCCCGTTCGCGCGAGCACGCCAGCGAGCTCGTGGCGGCTGGCCGCGTGACGGTCTCGGGCGCCGTCGCGACCAAGCCTGCGACCGGCGTGACCACGGATGTGGCCATCGTGGTGCGCGAGGACCCGACGTCGATCGACTACGTCTCGCGCGGTGGGCACAAGCTCGCGGGAGCGCTCGAGGCCTTCGCGTCCCACGGCGTCAGCGTCGAGGGCAGGCGCTGCCTCGACGCCGGTGCGTCGACCGGCGGCTTCACCGACGTGCTGCTGCGGGCCGGTGCGCGCGAGGTGGTCGCGGTCGACGTCGGCTACGGGCAGCTGGCCTGGTCGTTGCAGAGCGACGAGCGGGTGCAGGTGCACGACCGCACCAACATCCGCGAGCTGACGCTGGACCTCATCGGCGACCCGGTCGACCTCGTCGTGGGGGACCTGTCCTTCATCTCCCTGGCCTTGGTCCTGGACCCCCTGCTGTCGGTGACCCGCAGCGACGGTGAGCTCGCGCTGATGGTCAAGCCGCAGTTCGAGGTCGGCAAGGAGCGCGTCGGCAAGGGCGGTGTCGTGCGCGACCTCGGTCTGCGGGCCGAGGCGGTGACCACGATCGCCGACCTCGCGGCCGAGCGCGGGTGGGGCGCCGTCGCCGTGACGGTCAGCCCGCTGCCCGGCCCGTCCGGCAACGTCGAGTTCTTCCTGCTGCTGCGCCGCGGCCCGGCGGCGATCGGCGCCGACGACATCGTGGCGGAGGTGCAGCGCGCCGCATCACTGGGGGTGGCGGGTGAGAGGGTGGTCCCGTGA
- a CDS encoding HAD-IIA family hydrolase, translating to MDAHDLVMFDLDGVVYVGTDAIEGVAEKVDRIRASGRHVAFVTNNAARTPEQVSDKLVGMGVHAEPGDVVTSAQAAARVLADAHGEGARILMLGGDGLRAALVEAGLEPVEDPDGAVAVASGYGPDVRWRHIMRVASLVRDGLPYVASNADMTIPTAYGLAPGHGVLVQTITGFAGVAATVAGKPEKPLMEETVLRVGGDRPIMVGDRLDTDIEGAHAIGVPSLLVLTGVTWLHELATAGPQLRPTYISPDLAGLFEPHPAPTVDGGRVELGGWSGAVVDGRLEVDGAGSDADWWRVAATACWLHLDEAGQPADVTDTVPPGPVRRLGAE from the coding sequence GTGGACGCGCACGACCTGGTCATGTTCGACCTCGACGGCGTGGTCTACGTCGGGACCGATGCCATCGAGGGCGTCGCCGAGAAGGTGGACCGGATCCGTGCCAGCGGTCGGCACGTCGCGTTCGTGACCAACAACGCCGCCCGCACGCCCGAGCAGGTCTCGGACAAGCTCGTCGGGATGGGGGTGCATGCCGAGCCGGGCGACGTGGTGACGTCTGCCCAGGCCGCAGCCCGCGTGCTCGCGGATGCCCACGGCGAGGGCGCCAGGATCCTGATGCTCGGAGGGGACGGTCTCCGTGCGGCGCTCGTCGAGGCCGGGCTGGAGCCGGTCGAGGACCCCGACGGTGCCGTCGCGGTGGCCAGCGGCTACGGACCGGACGTCCGGTGGCGCCACATCATGCGCGTCGCGAGCCTGGTCCGCGATGGACTGCCCTACGTGGCGAGCAACGCCGACATGACCATCCCCACGGCCTACGGCCTGGCCCCCGGCCACGGCGTACTGGTGCAGACGATCACGGGCTTCGCCGGCGTCGCGGCCACCGTGGCCGGCAAGCCCGAGAAGCCACTGATGGAGGAGACCGTCCTGCGGGTCGGCGGCGACCGACCGATCATGGTGGGGGACCGGCTCGACACCGACATCGAGGGCGCCCACGCGATCGGCGTACCGTCGCTGCTGGTGCTCACCGGGGTGACCTGGCTCCACGAGCTCGCCACGGCGGGCCCGCAGCTGCGCCCGACCTACATCTCACCGGACCTGGCAGGGCTCTTCGAGCCCCATCCTGCTCCCACGGTCGACGGCGGTCGCGTCGAGCTGGGCGGCTGGTCCGGCGCGGTGGTGGACGGTCGTCTCGAGGTCGACGGCGCAGGCAGCGACGCGGACTGGTGGCGCGTCGCCGCGACGGCGTGCTGGCTCCACCTGGACGAGGCCGGCCAGCCCGCGGACGTCACCGACACGGTGCCGCCCGGACCAGTTCGTCGCCTCGGCGCCGAGTAG
- a CDS encoding DUF1015 family protein, giving the protein MELASVVPPYVATPLELSPFRAVMLAPERVGDPASARALARPYRDVAARLEQWIAQGRATADSAPAIYLHEYTVGGLTVRGLVGALSMSRRAQSFDERAVWPHEAIHPEQAGELADRMLQMDLNPAPILLVHHGRPQLREIVTSVSQNAPDWRYLDRTGQRQRIWAIRDPETLAGIAGLLASTRCLLADGHHRYAAYLRLQEEHPGTPWDTGLAMLVDQDDTPLFLGAIHRTFPGTTLIDLLGASRAAGAQVTRRERHQALLALDSTHFVLTDGESWHVVTPPALPQDAPVSWVHDSVLPRLTRSDVRVVHHHNVDEALAAAGPAAPAVLLPSPDFDQVRALVESGGLLPEKATSFQPKPSLGVLMRPVIGG; this is encoded by the coding sequence ATGGAACTCGCCAGCGTCGTGCCGCCGTACGTCGCGACGCCTCTCGAGCTCTCGCCGTTCCGTGCGGTGATGCTGGCGCCCGAGCGGGTCGGGGATCCCGCGTCGGCCAGAGCGCTGGCGCGACCCTATCGCGACGTCGCGGCCCGGCTGGAGCAGTGGATCGCGCAGGGGCGCGCCACCGCCGACAGCGCGCCCGCGATCTATCTCCACGAGTACACCGTCGGTGGCCTCACTGTGCGCGGCCTCGTCGGCGCGCTGTCGATGTCGCGTCGGGCCCAGTCCTTCGACGAGCGCGCCGTGTGGCCCCACGAGGCCATCCACCCCGAGCAGGCCGGCGAGCTGGCCGACCGGATGCTGCAGATGGACCTGAACCCTGCCCCGATCCTTCTGGTGCACCACGGGCGACCCCAGCTGCGGGAGATCGTCACGTCCGTCAGCCAGAACGCACCGGACTGGCGCTACCTCGACCGCACCGGCCAGCGCCAGCGCATCTGGGCCATCCGCGACCCCGAGACCCTCGCCGGGATCGCCGGGCTTCTCGCGTCGACGCGCTGCCTCCTCGCCGACGGTCATCACCGCTACGCCGCCTATCTCCGCCTGCAGGAGGAGCACCCCGGCACGCCGTGGGACACCGGCTTGGCCATGCTCGTCGACCAGGACGACACTCCCCTGTTCCTCGGAGCCATCCACCGCACATTCCCGGGCACCACGCTCATCGATCTGCTCGGCGCCTCTCGCGCCGCGGGGGCGCAGGTCACCCGTCGCGAGCGCCATCAGGCTCTGCTCGCGCTCGACAGCACGCACTTCGTGCTGACCGACGGTGAGTCGTGGCACGTGGTCACACCGCCGGCCCTCCCCCAGGACGCACCCGTCTCATGGGTGCACGACTCCGTGCTCCCTCGTCTGACCAGATCGGACGTCCGCGTGGTGCACCACCACAACGTCGACGAGGCGTTGGCTGCAGCGGGCCCCGCCGCTCCGGCGGTCCTCCTGCCCAGCCCTGACTTCGACCAGGTGCGAGCCCTGGTCGAGTCCGGCGGCCTTCTCCCGGAGAAGGCAACGTCTTTCCAGCCCAAGCCCAGTCTCGGGGTGCTCATGCGGCCGGTGATCGGCGGATGA
- a CDS encoding single-stranded DNA-binding protein — protein MTKTQTKDPSDIDVAINDVRLVGRLTGAPTAVELPSGDAVITFRVSVPRAGATTGQRVDSVPCAAWSARVRRSVLTWRVGDLVEVEGAVRCRFYQAGGATRSRVEVETSAARIIRRSPAA, from the coding sequence GTGACCAAGACACAGACGAAGGACCCGAGCGACATCGATGTCGCCATCAATGACGTACGACTGGTGGGCCGACTCACCGGCGCGCCCACCGCGGTGGAGCTGCCGAGTGGTGACGCGGTGATCACGTTCCGAGTATCGGTGCCCAGGGCCGGTGCGACCACCGGTCAACGAGTGGACTCGGTGCCCTGCGCCGCGTGGAGTGCCCGCGTGCGTCGCAGCGTGCTCACGTGGCGGGTCGGTGACCTGGTCGAGGTCGAGGGTGCCGTGAGGTGCCGGTTCTACCAGGCGGGGGGCGCAACGCGATCACGCGTGGAGGTCGAGACCTCGGCAGCGAGGATCATCCGCCGATCACCGGCCGCATGA
- a CDS encoding DNA-3-methyladenine glycosylase: protein MPTTVPDWAEGDPLEVAPRLLGAVLTHGGVALRITEVEAYAGPADPGSHAFRGRTPRNDVMFGPPGCLYVYFVYGMHHCANLVTGPEGDPGAVLLRAGEVVGGIEQARARRPGTRDHELARGPARLCRALGIDLTHNGAGVDLQEGEQVVQISTGPRVGLRQAAERPWRFWVTGDRTVSTYRPAAPRRTGR from the coding sequence GTGCCGACCACCGTGCCCGACTGGGCTGAGGGCGATCCGCTCGAGGTCGCTCCGCGACTCCTCGGTGCGGTGCTCACGCACGGGGGAGTCGCGCTGCGGATCACCGAGGTCGAGGCGTATGCCGGCCCTGCCGATCCGGGGTCGCACGCCTTCCGCGGACGTACGCCGCGCAACGACGTCATGTTCGGTCCGCCCGGATGCCTGTACGTCTACTTCGTCTACGGCATGCACCACTGCGCCAACCTGGTCACCGGCCCGGAGGGCGATCCCGGCGCGGTGCTGCTCCGCGCGGGTGAGGTCGTGGGCGGCATCGAGCAGGCCCGAGCCCGCCGACCGGGCACTCGCGACCACGAGCTGGCCCGGGGGCCGGCGCGGTTGTGCCGCGCCCTGGGCATCGACCTGACGCACAACGGCGCCGGCGTGGACCTGCAGGAGGGAGAGCAGGTGGTCCAGATCAGCACCGGACCACGCGTGGGACTGCGCCAGGCCGCCGAACGTCCGTGGCGGTTCTGGGTCACCGGGGACCGCACGGTCAGCACGTACCGCCCGGCCGCACCCCGTCGCACAGGCCGCTGA